From a region of the Oryza sativa Japonica Group chromosome 6, ASM3414082v1 genome:
- the LOC4340612 gene encoding uncharacterized protein, producing the protein MLPPALLLVVAVGAALLLAFRPPLPALAARPIVAAAGGKPAPTEAAATARWLAAQNTWGVLSTISSDLSGAPFGNVVSYSDGVPGESHGIPYFYLTTLDPTARDALEDERTSFTLSEFPLGTCGKIDPENPTCAKLTLTGKLKLIDPQSSEADLAKEALFTKHPEMEGWPKNHHFQIFKLEIKNIFLIDWFGGPKPISPTEYLEYEKNRALLKSS; encoded by the exons ATGCTTCcccccgccctcctcctcgtcgtcgccgtcggcgccgcgctcctcctcgccttccGCCCTCCGCTGCCggccctcgccgcccgccccatcgtcgccgccgccggcggcaagcCCGCCCCCaccgaggccgccgccaccgcgaggTGGCTCGCCGCCCAGAACACGTGGGGCGTCCTCAG CACAATATCAAGTGATCTAAGTGGAGCTCcttttgg CAATGTAGTTTCATATAGTGATGGAGTGCCAGGTGAGAGCCATGGAATCCCCTACTTCTATCTGACAACGCTAGATCCCACTGCGAGAGATGCATTGGAGGATGAAAGGACCTCCTTTACCCTTAGCGAGTTCCCTCTTGGGACATGTGGGAAGATTGATCCTGAAAACCCAACTTGTGCAAAACTTACTCTTACTGGAAAG TTGAAGTTGATTGACCCTCAATCATCTGAAGCAGATTTGGCCAAAGAAGCACTTTTTACTAAACATCCTGAAATGGAGG GTTGGCCAAAGAATCATCATTTCCAAATCTTCAAATTGGAAATCAAAAACATATTTTTGATTGATTGGTTTGGGGGTCCTAAGCCTATATCCCCCACTGAATACCTTGAATATGAGAA GAACCGGGCCTTGCTGAAGTCATCCTAA
- the LOC107278427 gene encoding protein ACCELERATED CELL DEATH 6 translates to MSESLRRWEPTLAEKVDIDGRTALHYAVLTGETGLVELLLDNSSAAYIPDNDGLFPVHVAAIAGKASVTRMLMEMCLNCDELLDNKQRNVLHCAVEYGRLMVVWYICRNPKFTRLLNAGDCEGNTPLHLAVKHGNAIIISCLMMNTRVNLSIINHGGSTPLDVAFNKSTRYYSLSWLSSTSITMCLQACNAYTSRFLNRADKRFLEDKEESSVYTNVSQSILCISVLIAAGSFAAAFTPPGGYIADGEDAGMPLLKEYAEFSSYVAANSMSFYCSTFATCLLVHDSLTNRRVRNSQRLSLRNWN, encoded by the exons ATGAGCGAGTCCCTGAGGCGCTGGGAGCCAACACTTGCCGAAAAGGTTGACATCGATGGAAGAACTGCCCTTCACTATGCTGTATTAACTGGGGAAACTGGATTGGTCGAACTTCTACTGGACAACAGTTCAGCTGCATACATTCCAGATAATGATGGCCTATTTCCTGTGCATGTTGCTGCTATAGCCGGCAAGGCCAGTGTTACCCGTATGTTGATGGAAATGTGTTTAAACTGTGATGAGTTGCTTGACAACAAACAGAGAAATGTTTTACACTGCGCTGTTGAATATGGAAGGTTAATGGTGGTGTGGTACATATGCAGAAACCCAAAGTTCACGAGGTTGTTGAATGCAGGAGATTGTGAAGGAAACACACCGCTCCATCTAGCTGTAAAGCATGGCAATGCAATTATCATCTCCTGTCTTATGATGAATACTAGAGTGAATCTCAGCATTATTAACCATGGGGGATCAACACCTCTAGATGTTGCCTTCAACAAGAGCACTCGTTATTATTCATTATCATGG CTCTCTAGTACCAGCATCACCATGTGCCTACAAGCTTGTAATGCTTATACCAGCAGATTCCTAAATCGAGCTGATAAGAGGTTCTTGGAAGACAAGGAGGAATCAAGCGTTTACACCAATGTGTCCCAAAGTATCTTATGTATCTCCGTACTAATCGCAGCAGGTTCATTTGCTGCTGCTTTCACTCCTCCTGGGGGATACATTGCAGACGGTGAGGATGCTGGCATGCCATTGCTCAAAGAATATGCTGAATTCTCGAGCTACGTGGCTGCAAATAGCATGTCGTTCTATTGCTCCACATTTGCGACATGTCTGCTTGTGCATGACAGTCTAACAAATAGGCGTGTTAGGAACTCCCAACGATTATCTCTCAGGAACTGGAATTAA
- the LOC4340611 gene encoding U-box domain-containing protein 39 has translation MATAWPRWRPSSPPMPSSSSSSPSSSFTADPPAEFLCPISGTLMADPVVVPPGQTFERACIQACAALAFSPPAVAADLSSLPPSASSPLVLVPNVALRTAILNWCDRLSLPYPAPLSPDTARDVVRRLMPSPPPPPPRSQAPPPPPPASSVRTRSYYSDDLVQQQQEARREGGSTEERIMAMLGAGPAEQEAAMALLRKMARENREMRRELCTPRLLAALRPMLLSGDAGVQVNAAAALVNLSLEAENKVRIVRSGAVSPLVEVLRSGHPEARDHAAGAVYSLAVEDENRAAIGVLGAIPPLLELFACAGAAHLARREAGMALYHVSLSGMNRSKIARTPGVVRTLLAAAEAARDDRANEADAAALRRIAVMILANLAGCPDGRTALMDGGAVAAVVRLMSSGSAAPGSAEEEYCISSLYGMSRGSLRFRGLARAAGVEAALTPVAEGAGGVGRDMARRTLRAMRGEDDEAAVTATGLLGRQWDDGSVVSEGLVSIRRPPPRRSSYGAGASGSNTTQF, from the coding sequence ATGGCCACCGCCTGGCCACGGTGgcggccgtcctcgccgccgatgccgtcctcgtcgtcgtcgtcgccgtcgtcgtcgttcacGGCGGACCCGCCGGCGGAGTTCCTCTGCCCGATCTCCGGGACGCTGATGGCGGACCCGGTGGTCGTCCCGCCGGGGCAGACGTTCGAGCGCGCCTGCATCCAGGCGTgcgccgcgctcgccttctccccgccggccgtcgccgccgacctctcctccctcccgccctccgcctcctcccctctcgtcCTCGTCCCCAACGTCGCGCTCCGCACCGCCATACTCAACTGGTGCGaccgcctctccctcccctaCCCCGCCCCTCTCTCCCCCGACACCGCGCGCGACGTCGTCCGCCGTCTCATgccctcgccaccgcctcccccgccgaggtcgcaggcgccgccgcccccgccgccggcctcctccgtcCGGACGAGGAGCTACTACAGCGACGACCtcgtgcagcagcagcaggaggcgaggcgggaggGTGGGTCTACGGAGGAGAGGATCATGGCCATGCTCGGCGCTGGCCCCgcggagcaggaggcggcgatggcgttgCTGCGGAAGATGGCGCGGGAGAACAGGGAGATGCGGAGGGAGCTCTGCACGCCGCggctcctcgccgcgctccgcccGATGCTGCTGTCCGGGGACGCCGGGGTCCAGgtcaacgcggcggcggcgctggtcaACCTGTCGCTGGAGGCGGAGAACAAGGTGCGGATCGTGCGGTCCGGGGCGGTGTCGCCGCTGGTGGAGGTGCTCCGCAGCGGCCACCCGGAGGCGCGGGATCACGCCGCGGGCGCCGTATACAGCCTCGCCGTGGAGGACGAGAACCGCGCGGCCATCGGCGTGCTCGGCGCGATCCCGCCGCTCCTGGAGCTCTTCGcgtgcgccggcgccgcccacctCGCCCGCCGCGAGGCCGGCATGGCGCTGTACCACGTCTCCCTCTCCGGGATGAACCGGTCCAAGATCGCGCGCACGCCGGGGGTGGTGCGGACGCtgctcgccgcggcggaggcggcgagggacgACCGCGCCAAcgaggccgacgccgccgccctccgcagGATCGCCGTGATGATCCTCGCGAACCTCGCCGGCTGCCCGGACGGGAGGACCGCGCtgatggacggcggcgcggtggccgccGTGGTGAGGCTGATGAGCAGCggctccgccgcgccggggaGCGCGGAGGAGGAGTACTGCATCTCGTCGCTGTACGGGATGAGCCGGGGGAGCCTGAGGTTCCGAGggctcgcgcgcgccgccggcgtcgaggccGCGCTCACGCCGGTGGCcgagggcgccggcggcgtgggccgGGACATGGCGCGGCGGACGCTCCGGGCGATGCGcggggaggacgacgaggcggcggtcaCGGCCACGGGGCTGCTCGGCCGGCAGTGGGACGACGGGAGCGTCGTGTCGGAGGGGCTCGTGTcgatccggcggccgccgccgcgccggagcaGCTACGGCGCCGGGGCGTCCGGGTCAAACACCACGCAGTTCTGA
- the LOC107276525 gene encoding U-box domain-containing protein 39 has translation MAGAAAAAAATPPEFVCPISGELMADPVIVPSGETFERGCVEACVALGFTPAALPLSVDLAASPPPALIPNANLRKAISSYCDRVGLPRPLAVSPEEARGIVRHLMAMREPGRAGGVNGERFESSSSSSPEFAALGLTLEEAVLVRLLDDEPSRQEGALEALKQTLRGGENGVRRALCTPRLLDGLRRLMGSGHEGVRVSAAACVVNLSLEPANRVQLVRAELVPVLVGLLAAASPELRDHAAGAVYSLSIEERNRIPIGVLGAVPPLLRLLASAADGDRARRDAGMALYYLSLDEMNRSRLARSAGAVAALVGAAGDAALRRPALMVMANLAGCGEGREALIDGGAVAAVAGLMRRATVAPGSTEEEYCLSALHGMSRGNVRFGGLARAAGAGEVLRRVAEGPGGGVRRDVAWRTLRAVGGVAAAATGESLYGGEDAAAAAPWMDDVSVMSEAMAMPQFPRRLVEHAHAHGAPPRSNTTALDRLRQAPNG, from the coding sequence atggcgggcgccgccgccgccgccgccgccaccccgccgGAATTCGTGTGCCCGATCTCCGGCGAGCTCATGGCCGACCCGGTGATCGTCCCCAGCGGCGAGACCTTCGAGCGCGGCTGCGTCGAGGCCTGCGTGGCGCTGGGCTTCACCCCGGCGGCGCTGCCACTGTCCGTGgacctcgccgcctcgccgccaccggcgctcATCCCGAACGCCAACCTCAGGAAGGCCATCTCCTCCTACTGCGACCGCGTCGGCTTGCCGCGTCCGCTCGCCGtctcgccggaggaggcgaggggcaTTGTCCGCCACCTCATGGCGATGCGGGAGCCTGGTCGCGCCGGGGGAGTCAACGGCGAGCGGttcgagtcgtcgtcgtcgtcctcgccggagTTCGCGGCGTTGGGGTTGACCTTGGAGGAGGCTGTTCTGGTGAGGCTGCTCGACGACGAGCCGAGCCGGCAGGAGGGCGCGCTGGAGGCGCTGAAGCAGACGCTGCGCGGCGGCGAGAACGGGGTGAGGCGCGCGCTCTGCACGCCGCGGCTGCTCGACGGGCTGCGCCGCCTGATGGGGTCCGGCCACGAGGGCGTCAGGGTCAGCGCCGCCGCGTGCGTGGTCAACCTCTCGCTGGAGCCGGCGAACCGGGTGCAGCTGGTGCGCGCGGAGCTCGTGCCGGTGCTCGTCGGGCTGCTCGCCGCGGCGTCCCCGGAGCTCCGcgaccacgccgccggcgcggtgTACAGCCTCTCGATCGAGGAGAGGAACCGGATCCCGATCGGCGTGCTCGGCGCCGTCCCGCCGCTGCTGCGCCTCCTCGCgagcgccgccgacggcgaccgcgcgcggcgcgacgcTGGCATGGCGCTGTACTACCTCTCCCTCGACGAGATGAACCGGTCGAGGCTCGCGAGgtcggccggcgcggtggcggccctcgtcggcgccgcgggggacgccgcgctgcgccgcccgGCGCTGATGGTCATGGCCAACCTCGCCGGCTGCGgcgaggggagggaggcgctcatcgacggcggcgcggtggcggcggtggcggggctcATGCGCCGCGCCACCGTGGCGCCGGGGTCCACGGAGGAGGAGTACTGCCTCTCGGCGCTGCACGGGATGAGCCGCGGCAACGTCCGGTTCGGCGGGCTggcgcgcgccgcgggcgccggcgaggtgctcCGGCGCGTCGCGGAGGGCcccggcggcggggtgcggcgggaCGTGGCGTGGCGGACGCTGCGCGCCGTGGGcggggtggccgccgccgccaccggcgagtCTCTgtacggcggcgaggacgccgccgccgccgcgccgtggatGGACGACGTGAGCGTCATGTCGGAGGCCATGGCGATGCCGCAGTTCCCGAGACGGCTGGTGGAGCACGCGCACGCGCACggggcgccgccgcggtcgAACACCACGGCGCTCGACAGGCTCAGGCAAGCGCCCAAcggctga